A genomic window from Solanum stenotomum isolate F172 chromosome 10, ASM1918654v1, whole genome shotgun sequence includes:
- the LOC125878460 gene encoding auxin-responsive protein SAUR36-like, whose amino-acid sequence MKKNRGFRIGRRLVRVFSWLIHRRRNGRIGNKRLSCASRAISKLCKLGVLLKQRAKGLCSGKSNSGYIRVGQEPIDLKQVSVPKGHLAVYVGEKEDDTCRIVVPVIYFNHPLFAELLREAEMVYGYKYPGRIQIPCRISEFENVKSRIAATGGGELRWRQSY is encoded by the coding sequence ATGAAGAAAAACAGAGGTTTTAGAATTGGACGGAGATTGGTGAGAGTTTTCAGCTGGTTAATTCACCGGAGAAGAAATGGAAGAATTGGAAACAAGCGGCTGAGTTGTGCAAGCAGAGCAATTTCAAAGCTCTGTAAATTGGGGGTTTTGCTGAAACAGAGAGCTAAAGGACTGTGTTCTGGGAAATCCAATTCGGGTTACATTCGGGTCGGGCAAGAACCGATTGATCTGAAGCAGGTGAGTGTACCGAAGGGACACTTGGCTGTATACGTGGGTGAGAAGGAAGACGACACGTGTAGAATTGTGGTGCCTGTGATATATTTTAATCATCCTCTGTTTGCTGAATTGTTGAGGGAGGCAGAGATGGTTTATGGGTATAAATATCCGGGTCGGATCCAAATACCATGCCGGATATCCGAATTCGAGAACGTTAAATCAAGAATCGCCGCCACGGGTGGTGGAGAGCTGAGGTGGAGGCAGAGTTACTGA